The following are encoded together in the Magnetospirillum gryphiswaldense MSR-1 v2 genome:
- a CDS encoding pentapeptide repeat-containing protein, with the protein MRPDLTSANLRGANLAGMDLSGSLLSLANLRKAVLSGANLRDSNLPRASLEDADLSGAKLQGANLAGATLLRANFSGANMRMANLAGANLAGRMDLSGVDLTGANLAGAKLMGANFSGATLTGANLAGADARNANFSGADLTDAVTAGTLLDGANMSGAVIRRSSSRTQAPDAVPEPEAPQSYDEAEAEPLPVLPDKAPASTDRTPPPEPIELPPNDLDVGLDAEEAWDDKIPDEQETSPAIEAEVESGIELEQPEPPMSLSDEDMAGGMAELTDFAPVAKPVPPRLAESEISDLLSTTDLEAPPPPPCSRAMRSSMMRQTARSTLMRPGT; encoded by the coding sequence GTGCGACCGGATCTGACCAGCGCCAATCTGCGAGGAGCCAACCTTGCCGGGATGGATCTCAGCGGCTCGCTGCTGTCCCTTGCCAATCTGCGCAAGGCAGTTCTGTCGGGGGCGAATCTCAGGGACAGCAACCTTCCTCGGGCCAGCCTTGAAGACGCCGACCTCTCCGGCGCGAAGCTGCAGGGCGCCAACCTTGCCGGCGCAACTTTGCTGCGCGCTAACTTCTCCGGCGCCAATATGCGCATGGCCAATCTGGCCGGCGCCAACTTGGCCGGAAGGATGGATCTGTCCGGAGTTGACTTGACCGGGGCCAATCTTGCCGGGGCCAAGCTGATGGGCGCCAATTTCTCCGGCGCAACGCTGACCGGAGCCAATCTTGCTGGCGCCGACGCCCGCAACGCCAATTTCTCCGGCGCTGACCTGACCGATGCTGTAACCGCAGGCACTCTGCTGGATGGCGCCAACATGTCCGGCGCAGTCATTCGTCGATCCTCCTCGCGCACCCAGGCCCCCGACGCCGTTCCGGAACCGGAGGCCCCGCAATCCTATGATGAGGCTGAGGCGGAGCCCCTACCGGTCCTTCCTGACAAAGCCCCAGCCTCCACCGATCGTACCCCCCCTCCGGAGCCGATCGAGCTTCCGCCAAACGACTTGGATGTTGGGCTTGATGCCGAGGAAGCGTGGGACGACAAAATCCCCGATGAGCAGGAAACATCACCCGCGATCGAAGCAGAGGTCGAGTCCGGGATTGAATTGGAACAGCCTGAGCCGCCGATGAGCCTGTCTGACGAGGATATGGCGGGAGGCATGGCCGAACTGACAGATTTCGCCCCCGTCGCCAAGCCCGTTCCGCCTCGACTGGCCGAGTCGGAGATTTCCGACCTTCTGTCCACCACCGATCTGGAAGCCCCCCCACCCCCCCCCTGTTCCAGGGCAATGAGATCCTCGATGATGAGGCAGACAGCCCGTTCTACACTTATGAGACCCGGGACCTAG
- a CDS encoding bacteriohemerythrin gives MEQNNTLPEWNDKFSVNVDVIDEDHQAFFRLAALMQDVVSSPSNEQTYLIETAINILEEYIEGHFLREQLAMAKIDYPQLAEHISAHDAFDDRVTLLIKEYRTNHDLTTILALARLVADWLTQHIQGVDLQYKGLLTNENVDNRALVYLAAGLDPVFAP, from the coding sequence ATGGAACAGAACAATACACTTCCTGAATGGAACGATAAGTTCTCGGTAAACGTTGATGTCATCGATGAAGACCATCAGGCGTTCTTTCGCCTGGCGGCGCTGATGCAAGATGTGGTATCCAGTCCGAGCAATGAACAAACCTATCTGATCGAAACGGCCATCAACATCCTTGAGGAATATATCGAGGGCCATTTCCTACGAGAGCAACTCGCCATGGCCAAAATCGACTACCCTCAATTGGCCGAACATATCAGCGCCCACGACGCCTTTGACGATCGCGTCACCCTTCTCATCAAGGAATACCGGACGAACCACGATCTTACGACCATCCTCGCTCTGGCGCGATTGGTCGCTGACTGGCTTACTCAACACATTCAGGGCGTAGATTTACAATATAAAGGACTTCTAACCAACGAGAATGTGGATAACCGCGCCTTGGTCTATCTGGCAGCAGGCCTGGATCCAGTGTTTGCTCCATAG
- a CDS encoding IS701 family transposase, giving the protein MGLHGMSGDSESRFESYVEDLCRAVRHADRAAPLRAYCLGLMLPGDRKSVEPMAARVEPGRVQAAHQSMHHFVAKADWSDEAMLAAVRATVLPAIERHVKLRTWIIDDTGLPKKGVHSVGVARQYCGQLGKQDNCQVAVTLSVANDHASLPIAYRLYLPEGWASDPARRHRAGVPDDVTFRTKPQLALEQVRAALAEGVAPGVVLADAGYGVDTAFRTGLSRLGLTYAVGIQSTASLWRPGEAPLPPKPWSGRGRPPSLVRHDPEHKPVSAKEMATSLPPAAWQTVTWREGTNIVLSSRFAAIRVRPAHRDTLHSEPRPEEWFLVEWPEDEAEPTKYWFSTLPDDMKLADLVEITKLRWRIERDFQNLKQELGLGHYEGRGWRGFHHHAALCIAAYGFLITERSLIPPSGLCSAPIRQAPALPDGYRPRGSARPA; this is encoded by the coding sequence ATGGGTCTCCATGGAATGTCTGGCGACAGTGAATCGCGATTTGAGTCGTATGTCGAGGACCTTTGCCGCGCAGTTCGCCATGCCGACCGGGCGGCGCCATTGCGGGCGTATTGCCTGGGTCTGATGCTGCCGGGCGACCGCAAGAGCGTCGAGCCGATGGCGGCGCGGGTGGAGCCGGGGCGCGTGCAGGCGGCGCACCAGTCGATGCATCACTTCGTCGCCAAGGCCGACTGGTCGGACGAGGCGATGCTGGCGGCGGTGCGGGCGACGGTGCTTCCGGCCATCGAGCGGCACGTCAAATTGCGCACCTGGATCATCGACGACACCGGCCTTCCCAAGAAGGGCGTCCACTCGGTGGGCGTGGCCCGGCAGTATTGCGGCCAACTTGGCAAGCAGGACAATTGCCAGGTGGCCGTGACGCTGTCGGTAGCCAATGACCATGCCAGCCTGCCCATCGCCTACCGCCTCTATCTGCCCGAGGGCTGGGCATCGGACCCGGCGCGGCGCCACAGGGCGGGCGTGCCCGACGACGTCACATTCCGCACCAAGCCGCAGCTCGCCCTGGAGCAGGTCCGCGCCGCCCTGGCCGAGGGCGTGGCGCCGGGAGTGGTGTTGGCCGATGCCGGATACGGCGTTGATACCGCCTTTCGCACCGGCCTGTCCCGGCTCGGTCTGACTTACGCCGTCGGCATTCAGTCCACCGCCAGCCTGTGGAGGCCGGGCGAGGCGCCATTGCCGCCCAAGCCATGGAGCGGTCGAGGCCGACCGCCGTCGCTGGTCCGCCACGACCCCGAGCACAAACCGGTTTCGGCCAAGGAAATGGCGACCTCGTTGCCGCCCGCGGCGTGGCAGACGGTGACTTGGCGCGAGGGCACCAACATCGTGCTGAGTTCGCGCTTCGCCGCCATCCGGGTGCGTCCCGCCCACCGCGACACCTTGCACTCCGAACCCAGACCGGAAGAATGGTTCTTGGTCGAGTGGCCCGAGGATGAAGCCGAACCGACCAAATACTGGTTCTCCACCTTGCCCGATGACATGAAGCTGGCCGACCTCGTCGAAATCACCAAGTTGCGCTGGCGTATCGAGCGCGATTTCCAGAACCTCAAGCAGGAACTCGGCCTCGGCCACTACGAAGGTCGAGGGTGGCGCGGATTCCACCACCACGCAGCGCTGTGCATCGCCGCCTACGGATTCCTCATCACCGAGAGGAGTCTGATTCCCCCCTCAGGACTTTGCTCCGCCCCGATCCGCCAAGCGCCTGCCTTACCCGACGGTTACCGACCCCGAGGATCCGCCCGTCCGGCCTGA
- a CDS encoding IS5 family transposase (programmed frameshift) gives MSGVRLILKDHQWERMEPHLPGKRSDPGRTGADNRLFPEAVLWLARTGSPWRDLPAFFGNWNSAFVRFSRWSKDGVWDRLFAMMANDPDFEYVMIDSTIVRAHQHAAGKKGGPEARAIGRSRGGLTTKIHAIVDALGNPLRFILTPGQASDYTEAEALIADIPAEHVLADKGYDSGAFRDAIHAQDAVPVIPPRKTSPQVPCDYALYCERNLIERFLQKIKHFRRIATRYDQTPRAFLSILCLVSAFIWTK, from the exons ATGAGCGGTGTCCGTTTGATCTTGAAGGATCACCAGTGGGAGCGGATGGAACCGCACTTGCCTGGCAAGCGCAGCGATCCCGGCCGGACAGGTGCCGATAACCGCCTTTTCCCGGAAGCGGTGCTGTGGCTGGCGCGAACGGGTTCGCCGTGGCGCGATCTGCCGGCCTTTTTCGGTAATTGGAACAGCGCGTTTGTCCGCTTTTCCCGCTGGTCCAAGGACGGGGTGTGGGATCGGCTGTTTGCCATGATGGCCAACGACCCCGACTTCGAATACGTCATGATCGACTCGACCATCGTCCGGGCGCACCAACATGCGGCGGGTA AAAAAGGGGGGCCTGAAGCTCGTGCGATCGGTCGTTCGCGCGGCGGGCTGACCACCAAAATCCACGCCATCGTCGATGCCTTGGGCAATCCGCTCCGCTTCATCCTGACGCCAGGCCAAGCGAGTGACTATACAGAGGCCGAGGCATTGATCGCCGATATTCCGGCAGAACACGTTCTTGCCGACAAAGGCTACGATTCCGGCGCGTTCCGAGACGCAATCCACGCTCAGGATGCCGTCCCGGTTATTCCTCCCCGGAAAACGTCGCCGCAGGTTCCTTGCGATTACGCCCTCTATTGCGAGCGCAACCTCATCGAGCGTTTTCTCCAGAAGATCAAACATTTCCGCCGGATCGCAACCCGCTACGACCAGACCCCCAGGGCGTTCTTGTCCATCCTCTGCCTCGTCAGCGCATTCATCTGGACTAAATGA
- the mamW gene encoding magnetosome protein MamW, with translation MLTAIIAGILLFLFGVLIKGVFAHAMVILVAWLAKNGLLLAFLRTRFGQRVVRNVRFKTYSQVGQGSGRRRAYHVFKRMAGAERGIVRILIRVKDGIALILWGPKAVRKPSSAPRSGTTPRIAASPTASPIRKQSPGL, from the coding sequence ATGCTAACTGCGATCATTGCCGGAATCTTGCTGTTTCTGTTCGGGGTTCTCATCAAGGGCGTGTTCGCGCACGCCATGGTCATTCTCGTCGCTTGGCTGGCCAAGAACGGCCTGCTGCTGGCATTCCTGAGAACCCGCTTCGGTCAGCGGGTGGTTCGAAACGTGCGCTTCAAGACCTATAGCCAAGTCGGTCAGGGAAGCGGGCGGCGGCGCGCCTATCATGTCTTCAAGCGCATGGCGGGGGCCGAGCGCGGAATCGTCCGAATTCTGATCCGGGTGAAGGATGGGATCGCCTTGATTCTTTGGGGGCCGAAAGCAGTGAGAAAACCGTCCTCTGCTCCGCGTTCCGGCACCACGCCCCGTATCGCCGCCTCTCCGACGGCTTCGCCGATTCGGAAGCAATCGCCTGGACTCTGA
- a CDS encoding MbcA/ParS/Xre antitoxin family protein has product MFGDEARAQVWLTEPQPHFRGKSILQLASRGDVARQIEEALRRIDEERIFRDPRGLQP; this is encoded by the coding sequence GTGTTCGGCGATGAGGCCAGGGCCCAGGTTTGGCTGACCGAGCCGCAGCCGCATTTTCGAGGCAAGTCTATTCTGCAGCTTGCCTCTCGCGGGGACGTCGCCCGCCAGATCGAGGAGGCGCTACGCCGAATCGATGAGGAGCGGATTTTCCGCGACCCCCGAGGCTTGCAGCCATAG
- a CDS encoding tyrosine-type recombinase/integrase, translated as MPVIRITKSTVDAIDFPPSGQVIYKDSQLKGFGVKVGTGTKTYIAEGTPNGRTRLVTIGRHGVITTEQARKKAQAILQDMREGVDPNKVKKQARAKQLTLREAADLYINGTKVRAARTTQTYRYALDYYLSDWLDRPLAEITRKDCYDRHQRIGRDHGHYVANNAMAVLRGIYNRALKQFEDLPPVNPTIAVDRFPQEKRDCAIPAEKLAEWYRGIRKLPSPIRQDFYLFLLYSGMRRQAALTMRWEDVDLEGATLFVPLPKGGKKRAFSLPLSSSMVEILKRRKEQNMIFYGADNPWAWPAQSGAGHITEPKLAPLDIKKMGMSFIMHALRHTFATCANAAGIGVYDLKLLMNHALSGDVTTVYVGSGEHLRRAQQKVTDYINGWMLPKGSEDMEGAVFETDCGDAGWTPADIWANQA; from the coding sequence ATGCCAGTTATCAGGATCACTAAATCCACTGTGGATGCTATTGATTTCCCGCCTTCCGGTCAAGTCATCTACAAGGACAGCCAGCTCAAAGGATTTGGCGTCAAGGTCGGCACCGGCACCAAGACCTACATCGCCGAGGGCACCCCGAACGGCCGCACCCGGCTGGTGACCATCGGCCGCCACGGCGTCATCACCACCGAGCAGGCCCGCAAGAAGGCCCAGGCCATCCTCCAGGACATGCGCGAGGGCGTGGACCCCAACAAGGTCAAGAAACAGGCGCGCGCCAAACAACTGACCCTGCGTGAGGCCGCCGACCTCTACATCAACGGTACGAAAGTCCGTGCGGCCCGCACCACGCAGACCTACCGCTACGCCCTGGACTATTACCTGTCCGACTGGCTCGACCGTCCGCTGGCCGAGATTACCCGCAAGGACTGCTACGACCGTCACCAGCGCATCGGCCGCGACCATGGGCACTACGTCGCCAACAACGCGATGGCCGTCCTGCGCGGTATCTACAACCGCGCCCTCAAGCAGTTCGAAGACCTGCCGCCGGTGAACCCGACCATCGCCGTGGACCGCTTCCCCCAGGAAAAGCGCGACTGCGCCATTCCCGCCGAGAAGCTGGCCGAGTGGTACCGGGGCATCCGCAAGCTGCCCAGCCCGATCCGCCAGGACTTCTACCTGTTCCTGCTGTACTCGGGGATGCGTCGCCAAGCCGCCCTGACCATGCGCTGGGAAGACGTGGACCTGGAGGGCGCGACCCTGTTTGTCCCGCTGCCCAAGGGTGGCAAGAAGCGCGCGTTCAGCCTGCCACTGTCCTCGTCCATGGTGGAGATTCTCAAGCGCCGCAAAGAACAAAACATGATATTTTATGGTGCCGACAACCCGTGGGCCTGGCCGGCGCAGTCGGGCGCCGGTCACATTACCGAACCAAAGCTGGCGCCGCTGGACATCAAGAAGATGGGCATGTCGTTCATCATGCACGCCCTCCGCCACACCTTCGCGACCTGCGCCAACGCAGCCGGGATCGGCGTCTACGACCTCAAGCTGCTGATGAACCATGCGCTCAGCGGCGACGTGACGACGGTGTACGTCGGCTCGGGCGAGCACCTGCGGCGGGCGCAGCAGAAGGTGACGGACTACATCAATGGGTGGATGTTGCCGAAGGGGAGTGAGGACATGGAAGGCGCTGTCTTTGAAACTGACTGTGGCGACGCCGGTTGGACTCCGGCGGACATCTGGGCAAATCAAGCTTGA
- a CDS encoding thermonuclease family protein: MIDGDTYQISHAGAPDGEPVRARHFDTPEKGDRAQCRAEREKAQQASTFARRLLPRGAAVALSDLGRDRYGRLLATVTLPDGTNIAAQLIGAGLAL, from the coding sequence GTGATCGATGGCGATACCTACCAGATCAGCCATGCCGGCGCCCCCGACGGCGAGCCGGTGCGGGCACGGCATTTCGACACCCCGGAAAAGGGCGACCGGGCGCAGTGTCGGGCCGAACGGGAAAAGGCGCAGCAAGCCAGCACTTTTGCCCGTCGTCTTCTGCCCCGTGGGGCAGCAGTGGCATTGTCCGACTTGGGCCGGGATCGCTATGGGCGCCTGTTGGCCACCGTCACCTTGCCGGACGGCACCAACATTGCTGCCCAGCTGATCGGCGCCGGACTGGCCCTATGA
- a CDS encoding M48 family metalloprotease — MTKQADDKNRLQAVLDELADAAGFVERPHLVIDPISARWSGTTAAANADLNVVRVSPELAQEDIATVRCVLAHELGHLWHRHGKGAIAWSFLYAIGAGIAGIVGWMMWDLRTGAAFFGIAMVARYFRQSMQRETYRENWTNDPREREADAFAERLVGKEAFDAYRCGHRRLKGITSPDLTAS, encoded by the coding sequence GTGACCAAGCAGGCCGACGACAAGAACCGCCTTCAAGCCGTGCTGGATGAACTGGCCGACGCCGCCGGCTTTGTTGAACGGCCTCATCTGGTCATTGACCCAATCAGCGCCAGATGGTCGGGCACCACAGCGGCGGCAAATGCGGACCTCAATGTGGTTCGTGTTTCCCCGGAGCTTGCTCAGGAGGACATCGCAACGGTGCGGTGTGTTCTCGCGCACGAGCTTGGTCACCTTTGGCACCGTCACGGAAAGGGCGCGATAGCCTGGAGCTTCCTGTATGCCATCGGTGCCGGCATCGCCGGCATTGTCGGGTGGATGATGTGGGACCTCCGGACCGGCGCCGCCTTTTTTGGCATCGCCATGGTGGCACGATATTTCCGCCAGTCGATGCAGCGTGAAACCTACCGCGAGAATTGGACGAACGACCCGCGCGAACGCGAGGCCGATGCCTTTGCCGAACGGCTGGTTGGAAAAGAGGCGTTCGACGCCTACCGCTGTGGACATCGCCGCCTAAAGGGGATTACCAGCCCCGACTTAACGGCTTCCTGA
- a CDS encoding type II toxin-antitoxin system MqsR family toxin: MEKKRPTYALDTFKAAAKTLSVTVSATKDAGAMGFDRDGISAVIKNMEVGHFYKSMTSYNNNREWQDVYHVPYGGLVLYVKFVADVVTEFRLLSFKEK, encoded by the coding sequence ATGGAAAAGAAGCGCCCCACATACGCCCTCGACACCTTCAAGGCCGCCGCCAAGACCTTGAGTGTGACCGTTTCCGCCACCAAAGATGCGGGTGCGATGGGCTTTGATCGAGACGGCATCAGCGCCGTGATCAAGAACATGGAGGTCGGGCACTTCTACAAGTCGATGACCAGCTATAACAATAACCGGGAATGGCAGGACGTTTATCACGTTCCCTATGGCGGGTTGGTTCTCTATGTGAAATTCGTGGCCGATGTGGTCACCGAATTTCGTCTGCTGTCTTTCAAGGAGAAATGA
- a CDS encoding type II toxin-antitoxin system MqsA family antitoxin yields the protein MTMATCHECGAEMVRDIRPMEFTYKGHTLTVQQPGWYCACGEGVLTPEDSAVTQAEYVAFRDQVDGILPPAEVRRIRKRLGLQQKQAGVVLGGGASAFGKYERKDGKPSLAMSNLLRLLDKDPSRLQEIAPEEKRA from the coding sequence ATGACCATGGCGACGTGTCATGAATGCGGCGCGGAAATGGTTCGCGACATCCGGCCCATGGAGTTCACCTATAAGGGCCACACTCTGACCGTTCAGCAGCCGGGGTGGTATTGCGCTTGTGGTGAGGGCGTTCTGACCCCCGAGGACAGTGCCGTCACCCAGGCGGAGTATGTTGCTTTCCGCGATCAGGTGGATGGCATCTTGCCTCCCGCAGAGGTTCGGCGCATTCGTAAGCGCCTGGGCTTGCAGCAGAAACAGGCCGGTGTGGTTCTCGGCGGTGGCGCTTCGGCATTCGGTAAATATGAGCGCAAGGACGGCAAGCCGTCGCTGGCCATGTCCAACTTGCTGCGTCTTCTGGACAAGGACCCCAGCCGCTTGCAGGAGATCGCGCCGGAAGAGAAACGCGCCTGA
- a CDS encoding recombinase family protein: MTMIRPLRIAIYARYSSDLQNPSSIEDQVALCRQLVDDQFHGRADPRAVLVFSDSAISGSTLQRPGLIRLMNAIKAGRVDVVVAEGLDRLSRNLKDIAGIYETLDYHHVMIWTAHEGRISELHIGLKGTMNALVLRDLKARIKRGHRSRIAAGYAASSCAYGYRVVRGVVDEKGANINGLREIDEAAAPVISRIYDEYIAGRKIPEIIAGLNKDGIPAPNGGLWKRNAIMGGAKKQEGILRNEIYTGKLIFNRSHVVRDPVSNKKKFIHNPESDWTKVDVPHLRIISDAQWAAVRVIDQPKPQQPRQRKTPVGLTVYNQHALTGWVKCGWCGGSKSLANETRYLCSTHRYAKSCANSRGTKEPVLMARTFGTLYHRIETGPDFTPGLTEFFAHQSRRRTELENQEQDIQARIVRLLDAVEHGVDHENARDRILRLQDELGQIRAELTHDLPAPLPVEAAIRARLMNAVQSVELSNDVPTQRLMFQCLLSEIVLTPIPDKHQGETVVIKLREEGWAEFWSSISSE; the protein is encoded by the coding sequence ATGACCATGATCCGCCCCCTTCGCATTGCCATTTACGCCCGCTATTCCAGCGATTTGCAGAACCCATCCTCAATCGAGGATCAGGTGGCGCTTTGCCGACAGCTTGTCGATGATCAATTTCATGGACGGGCTGATCCAAGGGCAGTGTTGGTTTTTTCCGACTCCGCCATTTCCGGTTCCACGCTTCAGCGTCCAGGTCTGATTCGGTTGATGAATGCAATCAAGGCCGGGCGTGTCGATGTGGTTGTGGCTGAAGGTCTGGATCGGTTGTCCCGTAATCTGAAAGACATTGCTGGAATTTACGAAACGCTGGACTATCACCACGTGATGATCTGGACGGCTCATGAGGGCCGGATCAGCGAACTGCATATTGGATTGAAAGGAACAATGAACGCTTTGGTGCTGCGCGACCTAAAAGCCAGGATCAAGCGGGGGCATCGCTCTCGAATCGCAGCAGGCTATGCAGCGTCTTCCTGCGCCTATGGCTATCGGGTGGTCCGTGGCGTGGTCGATGAGAAAGGCGCGAACATCAACGGCCTGCGCGAAATCGACGAAGCTGCCGCCCCGGTGATCAGCCGCATCTATGACGAATATATCGCGGGCCGGAAAATCCCTGAAATTATCGCAGGGCTGAACAAGGACGGCATTCCTGCTCCCAACGGCGGGCTATGGAAACGCAACGCCATCATGGGCGGAGCGAAAAAGCAGGAGGGCATCCTGCGCAATGAAATTTACACCGGCAAATTGATCTTCAATCGTAGCCACGTTGTCCGTGACCCGGTCAGCAATAAGAAGAAGTTCATCCATAACCCGGAATCGGACTGGACCAAGGTGGATGTACCGCACCTGCGAATTATCAGTGATGCGCAATGGGCGGCGGTGCGGGTGATTGATCAGCCAAAGCCACAGCAGCCGCGCCAGCGCAAAACGCCGGTTGGTCTGACCGTCTATAACCAGCACGCCTTGACCGGCTGGGTCAAATGCGGTTGGTGCGGCGGGTCCAAGTCTCTGGCCAATGAGACGCGCTATTTGTGCTCGACCCATCGCTATGCGAAGTCCTGTGCCAACTCGCGGGGCACGAAGGAACCGGTGCTGATGGCGCGGACCTTCGGCACCCTCTATCACCGGATTGAAACTGGACCAGATTTCACTCCGGGGCTGACGGAGTTTTTTGCCCATCAATCGAGGCGGCGGACGGAACTGGAAAATCAGGAACAGGATATCCAGGCCAGAATAGTTCGCCTGCTGGACGCGGTTGAACACGGCGTTGATCACGAAAATGCCAGAGACCGTATTCTGCGCCTTCAGGATGAGCTGGGGCAAATCCGGGCAGAATTAACGCACGATCTGCCGGCGCCGTTGCCGGTGGAGGCGGCGATCCGGGCGCGGTTGATGAATGCGGTCCAGTCGGTGGAACTGAGCAATGATGTGCCGACGCAACGGCTGATGTTTCAATGCCTGCTGTCGGAGATCGTGTTGACGCCGATCCCGGACAAGCATCAGGGCGAAACCGTCGTGATCAAGCTGCGGGAAGAGGGATGGGCGGAGTTCTGGAGCAGCATATCCAGCGAATGA
- a CDS encoding LexA family protein codes for MFSRRDNAPLPPGTRLASSRAFVPADGAAPIYSALVPAGFPSPADDHLEGKLDLHELMVKRPAATFFCRADGDSMTGAGIHSGDLLVVDRSVQPQDGDIVVATLDGGLTVKTLRKTTEGWELAPANPDYPSFPLNQEDGVQIWGVVTFAVSTIARR; via the coding sequence ATGTTCTCACGACGCGACAACGCCCCGTTACCGCCCGGCACTCGTCTGGCATCCTCCCGCGCCTTCGTTCCTGCTGATGGCGCGGCACCCATCTATTCGGCTTTGGTCCCGGCGGGGTTCCCCTCTCCGGCGGACGATCATTTGGAAGGCAAGCTCGACCTGCATGAGCTGATGGTGAAGCGCCCCGCCGCAACCTTCTTCTGCCGAGCCGATGGCGACTCAATGACCGGGGCGGGAATTCACAGCGGCGATCTGCTGGTGGTTGATCGCTCGGTCCAACCGCAGGACGGCGACATCGTCGTCGCCACGCTGGACGGCGGCCTGACGGTCAAGACCCTGCGCAAGACCACCGAGGGATGGGAGCTCGCCCCCGCCAATCCGGATTATCCCAGCTTCCCCCTCAACCAGGAGGACGGGGTTCAGATTTGGGGCGTCGTCACCTTCGCCGTTTCGACCATAGCCCGACGCTGA